A single genomic interval of Mycobacterium sp. DL592 harbors:
- a CDS encoding RND family transporter, producing MSLDVGDAPIDAIPAARHRAHPRIPRFIRAFAVPIILGWIALIVVLSTMVPSLEDVGKLRSVSMSPNDAPSLIATKRVGQVFKEYDTSSSVMVVLEGDQPLGADAHAFYDKIVQQLRADPKHVQHVQDFWGDSFTASGAQSADNKAAYVQVYIGGDQGETLANESVEAVRKVIADTPAPPGVKAYVTGPAATTTDQNAVGDKSMQVIELVTFAVIAVMLLIVYRSIVTTLIVMVMMGLGLSGARGLVAFLGYHNVFGLTTFATNMVVTLAIAAATDYAIFLIGRYQEARRAGKDRESAYYDMFHGTAHVVLASGLTIAGATFCLHFTRLPYFQTMGIPLASGMVIVVALSLTLGPALISVASRFGRVLEPKGVGKQKLWHRVGTTTVRWPGAILVCAVAVSLVGLLTLPGYHTTYNDRIYLPSSVPANVGYAAAERHFSRAKMNPDLLMVEADHDLRNPADFLVIDKIAKALARVHGIAQVQTITRPDGKPIEHSTIPYSLSQNATGQLMNNDYQQTIIANTLKQADDMQVTIDSMTKMEGITQQLSDVTRSMSDKMSVTSDDIATVRDHLADFDDQFRPIRNYFYWEPHCFDIPMCQSLRSVFDSLDGIATMSDDFQQLLPDMRRMSDLTGQMVAVMPGMIESMKSQKQLMLNQYQAQKAQQDQTMASLKDNTAMGQAFDQAKNDDSFYLPPEAFDNDDFKRGIKLFLSPDGHAVRFTIVHQGDPLTEEGTSRIEPLKIAAEDAIKGTPLEGARIYLGGSAAMYADMQQGANWDLIIAAIAALILIFVIMVILTRALAAAAVIVGTVVLSLAASFGLSVLIWQHLIGLPLHWMVMPMSVIVLLAVGADYNLLLVSRMKEEIEAGVNTGIIRAMVGTGSVVTAAGMVFAFTMASMAVSKMIVIGQVGTTIGLGLLFDTLVIRSLMTPSIAALLGRWFWWPQRIRQRPRPQPWPAPKAPQQVTPQPEEALA from the coding sequence ATGAGCCTCGACGTCGGTGACGCGCCGATCGACGCCATCCCCGCGGCGCGCCATCGCGCGCACCCGCGCATTCCGCGGTTCATCCGCGCGTTCGCAGTCCCGATCATCCTGGGCTGGATCGCGCTGATCGTGGTGCTGAGCACCATGGTGCCCTCGCTCGAGGACGTCGGAAAGTTGCGCTCGGTGTCGATGAGCCCCAACGACGCGCCGTCGCTGATCGCGACCAAGCGGGTCGGTCAGGTGTTCAAGGAGTACGACACCAGCAGTTCGGTGATGGTGGTTCTCGAAGGAGATCAACCCCTCGGCGCTGATGCACACGCCTTCTACGACAAGATCGTTCAACAGCTGCGCGCCGACCCCAAGCATGTCCAGCATGTCCAGGACTTCTGGGGGGATTCGTTTACTGCGTCCGGCGCCCAGAGCGCCGACAACAAAGCCGCCTATGTGCAGGTGTACATCGGCGGCGATCAGGGTGAAACACTCGCCAACGAGTCGGTAGAGGCGGTCCGCAAGGTCATCGCGGACACTCCGGCCCCGCCTGGGGTGAAGGCCTATGTCACCGGACCTGCTGCCACCACCACAGACCAGAACGCCGTCGGCGACAAGAGCATGCAGGTGATCGAACTCGTCACATTCGCCGTCATCGCCGTCATGCTGTTGATCGTCTATCGATCGATCGTCACCACGCTCATCGTGATGGTGATGATGGGGCTCGGACTGTCCGGCGCTCGGGGGTTGGTCGCGTTCCTCGGCTACCACAACGTTTTCGGGCTGACGACATTCGCGACCAACATGGTCGTCACGCTGGCGATCGCCGCGGCGACGGACTACGCGATCTTCCTGATCGGCAGATATCAGGAGGCCCGCCGCGCAGGCAAAGACCGCGAGTCGGCCTACTACGACATGTTCCACGGCACCGCCCATGTGGTGCTGGCATCGGGTTTGACCATCGCCGGTGCCACCTTCTGCCTGCACTTCACTCGGCTGCCCTATTTCCAGACCATGGGAATCCCACTGGCGTCCGGCATGGTGATCGTGGTCGCCCTGTCGCTAACTCTGGGCCCGGCGTTGATCTCGGTAGCGAGCCGCTTCGGCCGCGTCCTGGAGCCCAAAGGAGTTGGGAAGCAGAAACTGTGGCATCGAGTTGGGACTACAACCGTTCGTTGGCCCGGTGCCATCCTGGTCTGCGCTGTGGCGGTCTCACTGGTGGGCCTTCTCACCCTGCCCGGCTACCACACCACCTACAACGACCGAATCTACTTGCCCAGCAGTGTGCCGGCCAATGTCGGCTACGCAGCGGCGGAGCGCCATTTCTCCCGGGCCAAGATGAACCCCGACCTGCTCATGGTCGAAGCCGACCACGATCTGCGCAATCCGGCCGACTTCCTGGTGATCGACAAGATCGCCAAAGCCCTGGCCCGGGTGCACGGGATCGCCCAGGTCCAGACCATCACCCGGCCGGATGGCAAGCCCATCGAACACTCCACGATTCCATACTCGTTGAGCCAGAACGCCACTGGCCAGCTGATGAACAATGACTACCAGCAGACCATCATCGCCAACACTTTGAAACAAGCCGATGACATGCAGGTGACCATCGATTCGATGACCAAGATGGAGGGCATCACGCAGCAGCTCTCCGATGTCACCCGAAGCATGTCCGACAAGATGAGCGTCACCTCGGACGACATCGCGACGGTGCGCGACCACCTTGCCGACTTCGACGACCAGTTCCGGCCGATACGCAACTACTTCTATTGGGAGCCGCACTGTTTCGACATCCCGATGTGTCAGTCGCTGCGCTCGGTGTTCGACTCGCTGGACGGCATCGCGACGATGTCGGACGACTTCCAGCAGCTGCTTCCCGATATGCGGCGCATGTCCGACTTGACGGGGCAAATGGTCGCGGTGATGCCGGGGATGATCGAGTCGATGAAGAGTCAAAAGCAGTTGATGCTCAACCAGTATCAGGCCCAGAAGGCACAACAGGACCAGACCATGGCCTCGCTCAAGGACAACACGGCGATGGGCCAGGCCTTCGATCAGGCCAAGAACGACGACTCGTTCTACCTGCCGCCGGAAGCGTTCGACAATGACGATTTCAAGCGCGGCATCAAGCTGTTCCTGTCACCGGACGGGCATGCCGTGCGGTTCACCATCGTCCACCAGGGTGACCCGCTGACCGAGGAGGGCACCTCGCGCATCGAGCCGCTCAAGATCGCCGCCGAGGACGCCATCAAGGGAACGCCGTTGGAGGGGGCCAGGATCTACCTGGGTGGCAGTGCGGCGATGTACGCCGACATGCAGCAGGGTGCCAACTGGGATCTGATCATCGCCGCGATTGCTGCACTGATCCTGATCTTCGTCATCATGGTGATCCTGACCAGAGCGCTGGCCGCCGCGGCCGTCATCGTCGGGACCGTGGTGCTGAGCCTGGCCGCATCCTTCGGCCTGTCGGTCCTAATCTGGCAACACCTGATCGGCCTCCCGCTGCACTGGATGGTGATGCCGATGTCGGTGATCGTCCTGCTGGCCGTCGGCGCGGACTACAACCTTCTTCTGGTGTCGCGGATGAAGGAAGAGATTGAAGCCGGCGTGAACACCGGGATCATCCGGGCGATGGTGGGTACCGGCTCGGTGGTCACCGCGGCCGGTATGGTCTTCGCGTTCACCATGGCCTCGATGGCGGTCAGCAAGATGATCGTCATCGGACAGGTCGGAACGACGATCGGGCTTGGTCTGCTGTTCGACACCCTGGTGATCCGGTCCCTGATGACACCGTCGATCGCCGCCTTGCTGGGACGCTGGTTCTGGTGGCCGCAGCGCATTCGTCAGCGTCCGCGTCCCCAGCCGTGGCCCGCGCCCAAAGCGCCGCAGCAGGTCACCCCGCAGCCCGAGGAGGCCCTGGCGTGA
- a CDS encoding MmpS family transport accessory protein, which yields MTRVLSRLWIPVLVVVVATVGAVAVTNARTVFGSNPVIVTQKTSDSAEDFDPKVVTYEVFGSGATAVVNYVDLDGRPQRTGSVTLPWSVTLTTTNPSASPNVLVQGDGDSIGCRITVDDVVKEERTATGMNAATYCLVKSA from the coding sequence GTGACGCGGGTTCTGAGCCGGCTGTGGATTCCCGTGCTCGTGGTGGTCGTCGCGACGGTGGGAGCGGTCGCGGTAACGAACGCCCGCACGGTCTTCGGTTCCAACCCGGTGATCGTGACGCAGAAAACCTCGGACAGCGCAGAGGACTTCGATCCCAAGGTGGTGACCTACGAGGTGTTCGGTTCGGGCGCAACGGCAGTGGTCAACTACGTCGACCTCGACGGCCGGCCCCAGCGGACCGGGAGCGTGACGCTGCCCTGGTCGGTGACGCTGACCACCACAAACCCCTCGGCGTCGCCGAACGTCCTGGTTCAGGGCGATGGGGATTCAATCGGATGCCGGATCACCGTCGATGACGTGGTCAAAGAGGAGAGGACCGCAACGGGCATGAATGCCGCGACCTACTGCCTGGTGAAGTCCGCATGA
- a CDS encoding TetR/AcrR family transcriptional regulator: MKSIRFAVSVVTLTQVTPHSTSDRPLRKDAQRNRQRIIDAARDLFARKGLEPNLNEVAHHAGVGVGTVYRRFASKEELLEAIFEDGLTELTALAEQAMHYADSWQGFVWFVEQMCSVTATDRGLREIAFSKHYAGSRVDAVKENLVPALTRLVDRAQADGHLRPEIAAPDMPLISLLAGTVSEFAGEVRPDLWRRYVALFIEGLRCRPDQVPLPVGALSEDELDLAMNTWEPAGTPATSARGQ, translated from the coding sequence ATGAAGTCAATCCGCTTCGCTGTGTCGGTCGTTACACTGACTCAGGTGACGCCCCACTCGACATCGGATCGCCCGCTGCGCAAGGATGCGCAACGCAACCGGCAGCGCATCATCGACGCCGCTCGCGACCTGTTCGCTCGAAAAGGTCTGGAGCCCAACCTCAACGAGGTGGCTCACCACGCAGGCGTCGGAGTCGGCACGGTGTACCGGCGCTTCGCGAGCAAAGAGGAGCTGCTGGAGGCGATCTTCGAAGACGGGCTGACCGAGCTGACTGCGCTCGCCGAGCAGGCGATGCATTACGCGGATTCGTGGCAGGGGTTTGTGTGGTTCGTCGAGCAGATGTGCTCGGTGACAGCGACCGACCGGGGCCTTCGCGAGATCGCATTCAGCAAGCACTACGCGGGCAGCCGGGTCGACGCCGTCAAGGAAAACCTGGTCCCCGCGCTGACCAGACTCGTCGACCGTGCGCAGGCCGACGGCCACCTCCGCCCGGAAATCGCCGCCCCGGACATGCCGCTCATCAGTTTGCTTGCCGGCACGGTCAGCGAGTTCGCCGGTGAGGTCAGACCTGACCTATGGCGGCGTTATGTGGCGTTGTTCATCGAGGGTCTGCGCTGTCGCCCCGACCAGGTTCCGTTGCCGGTCGGGGCACTCAGCGAGGACGAACTCGATCTGGCCATGAACACCTGGGAGCCTGCGGGTACACCCGCGACCTCCGCCCGGGGGCAGTAG
- a CDS encoding pentapeptide repeat-containing protein has product MPTWADQEFVGHDFRDEDLAGLQTERVVFTECDFGGANLAESVHLGSAFRNCRFLRTTLWHSTFRNCSMLGSTFEGCRIRPAVFDEVDFTLSVLGAADLRGVDLSGCRLREAGLVQADLRKAVLRGADLSGARTNGLRLEQADLRGARVDASLWTTAACRGAKIDVAQALAFAVAHGLDVTGQ; this is encoded by the coding sequence GTGCCGACCTGGGCCGACCAAGAGTTCGTCGGCCACGACTTCCGTGACGAGGACCTCGCCGGTCTGCAGACCGAACGGGTGGTGTTCACCGAATGCGACTTCGGTGGTGCGAACCTGGCCGAGTCCGTCCACCTGGGCTCGGCGTTCCGCAACTGCCGCTTTCTGAGAACAACACTGTGGCACAGCACCTTTCGCAACTGCAGCATGCTGGGTTCCACATTCGAGGGCTGCCGGATCCGGCCCGCGGTCTTCGACGAGGTCGACTTTACGCTGTCGGTGCTCGGCGCCGCCGATCTGCGCGGGGTCGACTTGTCCGGGTGCCGGCTGCGGGAAGCGGGCCTGGTGCAGGCCGACCTGCGAAAGGCGGTGCTACGCGGGGCTGATCTCAGTGGCGCCCGGACCAACGGTCTGCGCCTCGAGCAGGCTGACCTGCGCGGCGCACGGGTGGACGCCTCCCTGTGGACGACCGCGGCATGCCGGGGCGCGAAGATCGATGTCGCCCAGGCGCTGGCGTTCGCCGTCGCCCACGGCCTCGACGTCACCGGGCAGTGA
- a CDS encoding ATP/GTP-binding protein, whose protein sequence is MAYEPSEGRPAASTKIVIAGGFGAGKTTFVGAVSEIMPLRTEAMVTDASASVDVLEATPGKSTTTVAMDFGRITLDSDLVLYLFGTPGQRRFWFMWDDLVHGAIGAIILVDVRRLQDSFPAVDFFEHRNLPFLIAVNEFDGAPSYPTDEVRKALTLPDTTPVITVDARDRKSATDALIAVSEYALASLAPSHP, encoded by the coding sequence GTGGCCTACGAGCCCTCTGAGGGGCGCCCTGCTGCCTCGACGAAGATCGTCATCGCCGGTGGGTTCGGCGCCGGCAAGACGACGTTCGTCGGAGCGGTGTCCGAGATCATGCCGCTGCGGACCGAAGCGATGGTGACCGACGCCTCGGCGTCCGTGGACGTACTCGAGGCGACGCCGGGCAAGTCGACGACGACGGTGGCGATGGACTTCGGCCGGATCACGCTCGACAGCGATCTGGTGCTCTACCTGTTCGGCACGCCCGGGCAGCGCAGGTTCTGGTTCATGTGGGACGACCTGGTGCACGGGGCCATCGGAGCGATCATCCTGGTCGACGTGCGTAGGCTGCAGGACAGCTTTCCCGCGGTCGACTTCTTCGAACACCGCAATCTGCCATTCCTGATCGCGGTCAACGAATTCGACGGTGCCCCAAGCTATCCCACTGACGAAGTCCGCAAGGCACTCACCCTGCCGGACACCACGCCGGTGATCACCGTCGACGCCAGGGACCGCAAGTCGGCCACCGACGCGCTGATCGCGGTCAGCGAATACGCTCTGGCCAGCCTCGCGCCGAGCCACCCCTAG
- a CDS encoding DUF742 domain-containing protein: MDEWAAPEAQANIVRPYALTSGRTDTTVELPLEAPVQTVGSATTPHWPSGDVRGRICNLCADSPSVAEISAKLGLPLGVARVLVGDLVASGYLRVHTTLTDRSSVDERRELIGRTLRGLRAL; the protein is encoded by the coding sequence ATGGACGAATGGGCGGCACCTGAGGCGCAGGCGAACATCGTTCGCCCGTATGCGCTGACGTCCGGCCGCACCGACACCACCGTCGAGTTGCCGCTGGAGGCTCCGGTCCAGACCGTGGGCTCGGCTACGACGCCGCACTGGCCCTCCGGTGACGTCCGCGGGAGGATCTGTAACCTGTGTGCCGACAGCCCGTCGGTGGCCGAGATCTCGGCCAAGCTGGGATTGCCGCTCGGTGTCGCGCGGGTCCTCGTCGGTGACTTGGTCGCATCGGGATATCTTCGGGTACACACAACACTGACCGACCGCTCCTCGGTGGACGAGCGCCGTGAACTCATAGGGAGGACCCTGCGTGGCCTACGAGCCCTCTGA
- a CDS encoding roadblock/LC7 domain-containing protein, which yields MTYPPRAQNNSLDWLVSNFAREVPGVSHAVLVSVDGLLIAASEALPRDRAEQLAAVTSGLASLAAGAAQLFEGGQVLQSVVEMAGGYLLVMRVGDGSQLATLATPNCDIGQIGYEMAVLVERVGNVVSSSRRAPQPS from the coding sequence ATGACCTATCCGCCACGCGCGCAGAACAACTCGCTGGACTGGCTGGTGTCAAACTTCGCCCGCGAGGTGCCCGGTGTGTCGCATGCGGTGCTGGTGTCGGTGGACGGTCTGCTGATCGCCGCCAGCGAGGCGCTCCCGCGCGACCGTGCGGAGCAGCTGGCCGCCGTCACCTCGGGCCTGGCCAGCCTGGCCGCCGGTGCCGCGCAGCTCTTCGAGGGCGGCCAGGTGCTGCAGTCGGTGGTCGAGATGGCCGGCGGATATCTGCTGGTGATGCGGGTAGGGGACGGCTCGCAGCTGGCCACGCTGGCCACCCCGAACTGCGATATCGGCCAGATCGGTTATGAGATGGCTGTTTTGGTCGAGCGGGTGGGCAACGTCGTCTCCTCGTCGCGTCGAGCCCCGCAACCGTCGTGA
- a CDS encoding sensor histidine kinase, translating to MFATPDGVGQLPPDPQQPAAPVKRPSRWSLRNWPVRRKVFAIVAIPLALALAFGGARVYAGLNSARNLQLAADRVQMIPSIENYMTSLEGALLAYSSNGDTAAATNTFDSARASLQRKLNDTDVAADVRTGVTNILAGGQKLLGAVSSNSIGLRERITTYAPILLTAEDAINGSVRLDDETLRAQTQGLSRAVGARGQMFMQELLVEQGGELAEPELRTSMITLAGTEPSTLFDMSQVLGVGSPDAKILQGEMVRRMGIMSNPDAVLVGNLDLRQSLQATDKIAADLVTSTTAQITKSVQALADDRRNAAIRDGLLVLAAFVIALIIVFLVARSLIRPLRTLRDGALKVAHTDLEQEIARVRGGDEREPEPLPVYTTEEVGQVAHAIDELHIQALLLAGDEARLRLLVNDMFETMSRRNRSLVDQQLALIDRLERNEQDPERLESLFRLDHLATRMRRIGANLLVLAGAQVSREQRDSLPLASAINGAVSEVEDYKRVEIGAVPDSALVGRVSGDAVHMLAELIDNALRYSPPISPVRVTAVHTSNAGVLIEVHDDGIGMTDSDLRINNMRLHAGGEVSPDNTRHMGLFVVGRLAHMHGMVVRLRNTIAGQPSSGTTAELYVPPSLLEHGAPIGPDARPFDAETRSQAHDDEDARAALFAAPALEGQPVAEPSGLPRRSPGSSGITGAPAPAPEPQPEPEPQPSRWFADAETPAAEPAAAHDQPTNTSSFFTSRERAEKDLEETPIDIGDLDALAVDLAAPDAEDTDTDFIYQKMLSEFLVDPKTVAVPQDWKSVWDNGWATAADVDNVPVQAHTENGLPVREPGARLVPGAAEPNTLAANGIQPAAPPAAPELPRRDPEAVRKSFSSHFGGVRAARANTQSGPTENGRDQQ from the coding sequence ATGTTCGCCACCCCGGACGGGGTGGGGCAGTTGCCGCCGGACCCTCAGCAGCCGGCCGCGCCGGTGAAGCGTCCCTCCCGGTGGTCACTGCGGAACTGGCCGGTACGCCGCAAGGTGTTCGCGATCGTCGCGATCCCGCTCGCCCTTGCCCTGGCCTTCGGCGGCGCCCGGGTCTACGCCGGCCTCAACTCGGCCCGCAATCTGCAACTGGCCGCCGACCGCGTCCAGATGATCCCGTCGATCGAGAACTACATGACCTCGCTGGAGGGGGCGCTGCTGGCGTACTCGTCCAACGGCGACACCGCGGCGGCCACCAACACTTTCGACAGCGCCAGGGCGTCGCTGCAGCGCAAGCTCAACGACACCGATGTCGCCGCCGACGTCCGCACCGGCGTCACCAACATCCTGGCCGGCGGCCAGAAACTGCTCGGCGCGGTCTCGTCGAACTCGATCGGGCTGCGGGAGCGCATCACCACCTATGCGCCGATCCTGCTGACCGCCGAGGACGCCATCAACGGCTCGGTCCGCCTCGACGACGAGACGCTGCGCGCCCAGACGCAGGGCCTCAGCCGTGCCGTCGGTGCCCGCGGCCAGATGTTCATGCAGGAACTGCTCGTCGAGCAGGGCGGTGAGCTAGCCGAGCCGGAACTGCGGACCTCGATGATCACCCTGGCCGGCACCGAGCCGTCGACGTTGTTCGACATGAGCCAGGTGCTCGGCGTCGGCTCGCCGGACGCCAAGATCCTCCAGGGTGAGATGGTTCGCCGGATGGGCATCATGTCCAACCCGGACGCCGTCCTGGTCGGCAACCTCGACCTGCGCCAGTCACTGCAGGCCACCGACAAGATCGCCGCGGATCTCGTCACCAGCACCACCGCGCAGATCACCAAGTCCGTGCAGGCACTGGCCGACGACCGCCGCAACGCCGCCATCCGCGACGGCCTGCTGGTTCTGGCCGCGTTCGTCATCGCGCTGATCATCGTGTTCCTGGTGGCCCGGTCGCTGATCCGGCCGCTGCGCACGCTGCGCGACGGCGCCCTGAAGGTGGCCCACACCGATCTCGAGCAGGAGATCGCCCGGGTCCGCGGCGGTGACGAGCGCGAACCTGAGCCGTTGCCGGTCTACACCACCGAGGAGGTGGGCCAGGTCGCGCACGCGATCGACGAGCTGCACATCCAGGCCCTGCTGCTCGCCGGTGACGAAGCCCGCCTTCGGCTGCTGGTCAACGACATGTTCGAAACAATGTCGCGGCGCAACCGCTCCCTGGTCGACCAGCAGCTCGCGCTGATCGACCGGCTCGAGCGCAACGAGCAGGATCCCGAACGGCTGGAGAGCCTGTTCCGGCTGGACCACCTCGCCACCCGGATGCGGCGGATCGGCGCCAACCTGCTGGTGCTCGCCGGCGCCCAGGTGTCCCGTGAGCAACGAGACTCGCTGCCGCTGGCCAGTGCGATCAACGGTGCGGTGTCCGAAGTCGAGGACTACAAGCGGGTGGAGATCGGCGCCGTGCCGGACTCGGCCCTGGTGGGCAGGGTCTCCGGCGACGCGGTCCACATGCTCGCCGAGCTGATCGACAACGCGCTGCGCTATTCGCCGCCGATCTCGCCGGTACGCGTCACCGCGGTGCACACGAGCAACGCCGGTGTCCTCATCGAGGTCCACGACGACGGTATCGGCATGACCGATTCCGATCTGCGGATCAACAACATGCGGTTGCACGCCGGCGGTGAGGTCAGCCCCGACAACACCCGGCACATGGGCCTTTTCGTCGTCGGCCGGCTCGCCCACATGCACGGCATGGTGGTGCGGCTGCGCAACACGATCGCCGGACAGCCGTCCTCGGGCACTACCGCCGAGCTCTACGTGCCGCCGTCGCTCCTCGAACACGGCGCACCCATCGGCCCGGACGCCCGGCCGTTCGACGCCGAGACCCGATCGCAGGCCCACGACGACGAGGATGCCCGGGCAGCCCTGTTCGCCGCACCCGCGCTCGAGGGCCAGCCCGTCGCCGAACCATCCGGGCTGCCTCGGCGCTCGCCGGGATCCAGCGGAATCACCGGTGCCCCCGCCCCAGCGCCCGAACCGCAACCAGAGCCAGAACCCCAGCCGTCGCGATGGTTCGCCGACGCCGAAACACCCGCCGCCGAGCCGGCAGCCGCACACGATCAGCCGACCAACACCTCCTCGTTCTTCACCTCCCGGGAACGCGCGGAGAAGGACCTCGAGGAGACACCCATCGACATCGGCGACCTCGACGCGCTGGCCGTAGACCTGGCGGCACCGGACGCCGAGGACACCGACACCGACTTCATCTACCAGAAGATGCTCTCGGAGTTCCTGGTCGACCCCAAGACGGTCGCGGTGCCGCAGGACTGGAAGTCGGTGTGGGACAACGGCTGGGCCACCGCGGCCGACGTCGACAACGTGCCGGTGCAGGCGCACACCGAAAACGGCCTGCCGGTGCGTGAGCCCGGCGCCCGGCTGGTTCCCGGAGCGGCCGAGCCGAACACCCTGGCGGCCAACGGAATCCAGCCCGCTGCACCGCCCGCGGCCCCTGAGCTTCCGCGCCGCGATCCCGAGGCCGTCCGCAAGTCTTTCAGCAGCCACTTCGGCGGGGTGCGGGCCGCCCGCGCCAACACCCAATCCGGTCCCACCGAGAACGGACGAGATCAGCAATGA
- a CDS encoding tRNA (cytidine(34)-2'-O)-methyltransferase has product MFRVMFYQPRIAPNTGNAIRMVAATGCELHLVEPLGFDLSEPKLRRAGLDYHDLASVTVHPSLEAAWSAVGDARVFAFTAHAEQPFTDVDYLPGDVLLFGPEPTGLDEATLADPHITARVRIPMLSGRRSLNLSNAAAVAAYEAWRQHGFAGGV; this is encoded by the coding sequence ATGTTCCGGGTGATGTTTTACCAACCGCGCATCGCGCCGAATACCGGTAACGCGATCCGGATGGTGGCCGCGACCGGATGCGAACTGCACCTGGTCGAGCCGCTGGGCTTCGACCTGTCCGAACCCAAGCTGCGCCGAGCCGGCCTGGACTACCACGACCTGGCGTCGGTGACCGTGCATCCGTCGTTGGAGGCGGCGTGGTCGGCGGTCGGCGACGCGCGGGTGTTCGCATTCACCGCCCACGCCGAGCAGCCGTTCACCGACGTCGACTACCTGCCCGGCGATGTGCTGCTGTTCGGGCCCGAACCCACCGGGCTGGACGAGGCGACGCTGGCCGACCCGCACATCACCGCCCGGGTGCGCATCCCGATGCTGTCGGGGCGGCGCTCACTGAACCTGTCCAACGCGGCAGCCGTCGCCGCCTATGAGGCGTGGCGGCAGCACGGCTTCGCCGGTGGCGTCTAG
- a CDS encoding nitroreductase family protein — protein MTLDLTADELLTSTRSVRKRLDFDKPVPREVLIECLDLALQAPTGSNAQGWQWVFVEDPAKKKAIADIYRATATPYLDMPSPVRGDIRDEQQGAVRSSASYLNENLEKAPVFLIPCLEGRPEGADAGMQASFWGSLLPAVWSFMLALRSRGLGTAWTTLHLIGEGEKKTAELLGIPYEQYTQGGLFPIAYTKGTSFKPAKRLPAEQLTHWDTW, from the coding sequence ATGACACTCGATCTGACCGCTGATGAACTCCTGACCTCCACCCGATCGGTGCGCAAGCGGCTCGACTTCGACAAGCCGGTGCCGCGCGAGGTTCTGATCGAGTGTCTCGACCTGGCGTTGCAGGCGCCCACGGGATCCAACGCCCAGGGCTGGCAGTGGGTCTTCGTCGAGGACCCCGCCAAGAAGAAGGCCATCGCCGACATCTATCGCGCCACCGCCACTCCGTACCTGGACATGCCCAGCCCGGTCCGTGGCGACATCCGCGACGAGCAGCAGGGCGCGGTGCGCAGTTCAGCGTCGTACCTCAACGAGAACCTCGAGAAGGCGCCGGTGTTCCTCATTCCGTGCCTCGAAGGCCGTCCCGAGGGTGCCGATGCGGGAATGCAGGCCTCGTTCTGGGGTTCGCTGCTGCCCGCGGTCTGGAGCTTCATGCTGGCCCTGCGCTCACGTGGCCTCGGCACCGCGTGGACCACGCTGCACCTGATCGGGGAGGGTGAGAAGAAGACCGCCGAGCTGCTCGGGATCCCCTACGAGCAGTACACCCAGGGCGGGCTGTTCCCGATCGCCTACACCAAGGGCACCAGCTTCAAGCCGGCCAAGCGGCTGCCCGCCGAGCAGCTGACCCACTGGGACACCTGGTGA
- a CDS encoding TIGR03667 family PPOX class F420-dependent oxidoreductase — MAPDLTPEVTDRLVADHYGWLTTVAKSGQPVPKLVWFYFDGTDVVVYTTPTAAKVRHVRAHPQVSLNLDSDGNGSGIIVIGGAAVVDSEDADPRDDEPYWAKYREAADRFGLTEAMAGYNLRLRISVDKVWTTPTAEG, encoded by the coding sequence ATGGCCCCCGACCTGACTCCTGAAGTAACCGATCGACTCGTCGCCGATCACTACGGCTGGCTCACCACCGTGGCGAAATCCGGCCAGCCGGTGCCCAAACTGGTGTGGTTCTACTTCGACGGCACCGACGTCGTCGTCTACACCACCCCGACTGCGGCCAAGGTGCGCCACGTTCGGGCCCACCCGCAGGTGAGCCTGAACCTGGACTCCGACGGAAACGGGTCGGGCATCATCGTCATCGGCGGCGCCGCCGTGGTGGACTCCGAGGATGCCGACCCCCGCGACGACGAACCGTATTGGGCCAAGTACCGCGAGGCCGCCGACCGGTTCGGCCTGACCGAGGCGATGGCCGGCTACAACCTGCGGCTTCGGATCAGCGTCGACAAGGTGTGGACCACGCCGACGGCCGAGGGTTAA